GTAAATCTAGTCATGCTGCAGCATCACCAGAAGAAGGGATTAATGCGCTCGATGCGGTGATTCACTTATTTAATGGAATTGCGACGCTTCGACAGCATGTTCCTTCTGACGTTCGAATGCACGGTATTATTAAAGAAGGTGGAATAGCAGCAAATATCATTCCAGAAAAAGCGTCTGCACAATTTTACCTTCGGGCAAAAGACCGTTCGACCTTAAATGGTATTCGAAAAAAAGTAGAATTGATTGCATCCGGTGCGGCAGCAATGACGGGTGCGAATATAGAGACGCATCCTTATGAGCTTAGCTATGACAACATGAAAACAAACAAAACGTTATCTGCACTCTTTACGAAAAACTTGCTAACAAGTGGTGTAAAAAAAGTACATCCTGCGAAATCGTCTACGGGCTCGATTGACATGGGGAACGTGAGTCATGTCATCCCAGCCATTCATCCGTACATCGGGCTGGATGCTCCGGGGCTAATTGCACATACAAGAGAATTCGCAGATCGTACCATTACACCGGTGGGGCATGCGGTGTTATCTCAAGGAGTCTTTACGCTAGCAAAAACGGCTGCGGACATTTTGGGCAATGAAATACTCTTACAAGAAATCAAAGAGGAGTTTATACAAAGTAATGTATAAAGACTCGCGAGTGATTTTGTTTTGTTTCCTACATGTCTTTCTGAGAGACCAATACCCTGAATACTAAACAACAATAACTGAATAAAAATGAGAAGAGAGTAAGGTTTTTCACATCTTACTCTCTTTTTTATTCATAAAAATGCATAATCAGAATATTTAAACTTTGTTAAAAAGGCTTTGCAACTGAAAGATATCGTGTTATTATGCATTTACTTGAATAAACATTCAAAAATAAGGAGGAAATGAATATGAAAAAATTAGCCTTAGTAGTAGCTTTAACGGGAAGCTTGATTGGGTTGTCAGCATGTGGTGCAGCGACAGAAGATGATGCAGCTGCAAGTGGAGAGAAAAAAGTATTGAAGATGGGAACATCGGCAGACTTTGCACCTTTTGAATCGATGGATACATCTGGTGAAATAGTCGGTTTCGATATCGATTTAGCAAAATATGTGGCAGATGAGTTAGGGTATACGCTAGATATTGAAGATATGAAATTTGACGGTTTGATTGGAGCGTTACAAACAAAACGTGTGGATATGGTGTTAGCAGGAATGTCTGCTACAGATGAGCGAGATAAGAATGTTGACTTCTCTACAGAATATCATTCCTCTGGTGAAATGTTTCTAACAGTAAAAGACTCCGATATTCAATCTGTAGAAGATTTAGAAGGGAAAACAGTCGCTGTTCAATTAGGTACGATTCAAGAAGAAGGTGCGAAAAAACTGCAAGAACAAGTTGATTTTGAACTCAAGCCTGTAGATAGTGCCATGATTCTCGTCCAAGAACTACTTGCTAACCGTGTAGATGTAGCCTATTTAGATCAAGCAGTAGGAAAAGGTTTTATGGAAGAGCAAGATCTTGCTGGGTTTGAAGATACATCTTCAAGTTCCCCGGGAATGGCAATTGCTTTCCCAGAAGGTAGCGAGTTAATCGACGATGTCGATGCAGTGCTTGCGGAAATGGAAGAGAGCGGAAAGTTACAGGAATTAAAAGACAAATGGCTAAAAGAAGATTAAATCGTCATTACGTCTTCTGAAATAACCGTTAAAAGAAAGTAGGTGAAAGGCATGAATTTGGATTTTAGCCAAATCGTGCCTTACATTCCTTTTATCTTAGAAGGAATATGGGTAACGTTACAATTTGTTATTGTCTCGATCATTGTAGGATTTGTACTTGGAACGTTGCTATCTCTAGCAAAAATTTCAGCAAAAAAAGGATTGGTTTACTTTGCAGATGCGTATACGTCGGTCTTTCGAGGAACGCCGTTAATCCTTCAACTAATGCTCATCTATTTTGCGATTCCACAACTAACGGGCTATGATATCTCGCCTTTTCTATCCGCCATCATGGCTTTCGGGTTAAATTCAGCTGCATATATCTCGGAAATTATTCGTGCAGGAATTCAAGCGGTCGACAAAGGGCAAACAGAAGCGGCACTCGCTCTCGGAATTTCGTACCGTCCAATGATGAAGGACTTAATCCTCCCTCAAGCAATGAAGAACATTTTGCCCGCATTGATGAATGAATTTATCACGTTAACAAAGGAATCTGCCATTGTATCTACTATTGGCTATTTAGATTTAATGCGTCGGGCACAAATTGTTGGGGCAGATACGTATCGAAATTTTGAGCCTTTATTATTCGTGGGTCTCATCTATTGGATACTCGTGATGGGGCTAAGTAAAGTAGGAAAACGTGTAGAGAGAAGGTTAAATTACGATGATCAGCATTAACTCGGTATCCAAAACATTTGGTAAGAATGAAGTACTTTCATCTATTTCTAATTCGATCGATTCCGGTGAAGTGGTTGTCATCATTGGGCCATCTGGGTCAGGAAAATCGACCTTATTACGTTGCATGAATCATTTAGAAGAGCCAACGGAAGGAGATATTTCATTCCAAGGAGCACCGATTTCCGTTTCGAAAAATTTAGTGGACGTTCGGACGAAAGTGGGAATGGTATTTCAACATTTTCACTTATTTCCTCATTTAACGGTTGTCGAAAATTTGATGTATGCGCCTATGAAAGTGAAAGGGGTATCAAAAAAAGACGCAGAAACAAAGGCAGTTGAGTTGCTCGCGAAAGTAGGGTTATCTGAAAAAAGAGATGCATATCCAGGAAGCTTATCGGGAGGACAAAAACAACGTGTAGCAATTGCTCGTGCACTTGCGATGGAACCGGAAGTGATGCTATTTGACGAACCAACATCTGCGTTAGATCCGGAAATGGTAAAAGAAGTGCTGTATGTCATGAAGGATTTGGCCAACTCTGGTATGACGATGGTCATTGTGACACATGAAATGGGATTTGCGAAAGAAGTGGCAGATCGGATTTTATTTCTCGACCAAGGAAAATTGGTAGAGGAAGCATCCCCGACTGCTTTCTTCCTACATCCGAAAACCAAGAGAGCGCAAGATTTTTTAGCGAAAGTATTATAGGTGGCTACGAGAAGACTTTTCATCAGAAGGGTCTTTTTTTCTATTCTAAAAATCCTAGCACATCGAAAGAGTCTCAAAACTATCTGTTCAGGGAATAGAGAATATATACTGAATATCTCAGTTTCAAAATAGCTAAATTAAAGGGGAAAAAGAAGTGAAAAGCGAACGAATGGGTTTAATGGTATTGTTTACGGTCTTAACTTATGTGCTAGCGATAATTGTGTTAGTCATGCATAAATTTTTTGGGTTTTTACAGGGGTATAGTACGTTTCAAGGAATAAGTTCCTTATCCGATACGAACTTTCTGTTATTTGTCATTTTAGGAAGCCTCACGACATTATTAGTTCTTGGAAGTGTGATTATGTATTGGTGTAAACCATTACATTCCTCCTTACCTTTAGTCATCACCGCATCGTTAACATTCTCTTCGATGTTTATCATTGCTAGTGGAAATGGTTTAGTGGAGTATCACTTCTCTATTTTTATGGTGTTGGCTTTACTGGCGAATTTCAATTCCATACGCATGATTGTTGTGAGTACAGCAATCTTCGCTGTACATTACTTCGTTGGCTATTTTGCCTATCCACAATTACTGTGTGGAACGGATGATTACCATTTTTCTTTACTCATGATCCATGCTGTTTTTCTTGTTCTGACAAGTGCTGCGACCATCGTGCTCATCGCGAGTAAACAAAAATCAGAAGCAGCCATGGAAATAGAACGAACAGAGACACGTACACAATTCACCGATATTGTGAAAAGTTTAACGGCCACCGTCGAACAATTAACTGTATCTTCGAAGGAAATGTATAGCGGTTCAAAAGAATTTCATGCTGCAAGTGCTCAAGTTGTAGCGAGTGTGGAAGAATTAACGGCAGATGCTGAACGCCAAACAACGTTTGCAAAGGACAACACGAACCAAGTGGATCATATGAATGCAAGCTTTTCTAAAGTACAGGAAAGTGTGCGTCGCATGACGGAAGAAATGGAAATTGCTTCAACAGAAGCCGCGCGAGGAAAGATTTTATTAACAAAAACAGCAAAACAATTTGATCAAGTACATGCACAGGTAGAAGAAGTAAATGCGCGCGTGACAGGACTTGTTGAACATTTGTCTGGTATTTCAGGATTTGCTGAAACGATTCGCACGATCGCCGATCAAACCAATTTGCTTGCATTGAATGCTTCCATTGAAGCTGCGCGTGCTGGTGAAGCTGGAAAAGGCTTCGCTATTGTAGCAGAAGAAGTCCGCAAGCTTGCAAAAGAATCAGATGATGCGTCGTTACGCATTAAAGACCGAATCGTATCGATCGAAACAGAAACAGAGCAAATGCGAGTGTCGATTGAACAAAGCGCGAAGGAGACAACCGAAAGTAAAAAATTGATGCATGAAAGCGAACAAGCATTTACGCACATTCAGACATCTTCTGAAAAAGTAGAAAAAGCGACAAACGTTGTGTTAATCGAAATGGCCGATGTGAAAAAAAGTGCAGAAGAATTAACAGATTCGCTTTCGATGATGGTGGAAATTTCTACACAAGGATTAGCGAGTACAGAGGAGATTGCCGCAAGCACGGAACAACAAGCAAGTGGCATTTCTCAGATGACCGAAATTGCAGAACAGCTGCAACAACTATCGAGCGATTTGCAGAGCCTAAGTACGAAAATCGAAACGACCATAGAAGAATAGAAGGTATGCGTACCCTTATCGTCGAAACAAACGGTAAGGGTATTTCTATGGGAAGGTGGGAGATCATGGCGTATGAATTGAAAACAACCGAAACGGATGCTGATGTTGTGGAATTTATCGAGTCAGTGGAAAGTGGGAAAAAACGAGAAGATGCTTATCGCTTGCTGGATATTTTTACAGAAACGACAGGCTTCGAGGCGAAAATGTGGGGACCTAGTATTATTGGCTTTGGAAAGTATCATTATACATATGAAACAGGGCATGAAGGGGATGCGCCTCTTGTTGGATTTTCACCTAGAAAAGCAAAAATTAGTCTGTATTTCGCGACAGGTGATGAATCGAGAGTTCCTTTGTTAGAAAGACTGGGAAAACATACGACTGGGAAAGCATGTGTCTATGTGAATAACCTGGCAGATATTGACGAAGAAGTGTTGCGCCAACTGATTGACCATTCTGTCCGCTATTTACAAAGTCGATATTCTTGAAAAACACATTCCTTGGAGCTGTAAAGTTTACTTGTCACCTCTTCACGGGTAAAGTAGTTAAGTGATACTAATTTACTACATAGGGGGATTCCAATGGTCATGCAAACCATGATGGAACAAGTAACAAACGAACATCTATTACGCTCGATTCAAGAGCATGTTGCAATTATTCGCTTTAATGAAAAACGAGAGGTTGCCTACGTAAATCCTTTATTCGCCGAGACAATGGGATATTCCACAGAGGAAATGATGGGGATGAAGCATGCCACTTTCTGCTTTGATGAATTTTCTCGATCAAGAGACTATCAAACATTTTGGAATGAATTATATAGCGGTAAAAGCTTTCAAGATAAAATTGAACGAAAAACAAAATCGAATGAACGCATTTGGCTAGAGGCTACGTATATGCCTATTTTTTCAGAGGACCATTCTGAAGTGTTGGGTGTGGCAAAAATCGCAACCAATATTACCGATCGACACAATTACACAGTTGAAATGGCAGATGAGTTAAAGCAAATGTCTGAAACGCTATCGAAAAAATCGAATGAAGGAAAAGAAGATAGTGAGCACCTACTTCAAACGATTCACCAGATTCAAAAAGAATCGGTGATGAATCAAGAGAATCTTGTCCAGCTGCAAGAACAGGCAAAAGATATTACGGCAGTTGTGAAAACGATTCGTGAGATTGCAGCACAAACAAATTTACTTGCACTGAATGCAGCGATTGAAGCCGCACGAGCAGGAGAACATGGTCGGGGATTTGACGTTGTGGCAAAAGAAGTACGAAATCTTTCGAACAAAGTCGCACAATCCATTGGAGAAGTAAAAGAAAATATTGATACAATCATTCATAAGATTGATCATGTCAGTGAAAGTGTGACGTCCATTTCTTCGAAAGTAGATGTCGGGACGACACAACTTCAAAAAACAGTGTCGAATTTTGATGATATTGCGTCTGCTTCTAATTCGTTAGACGAACAAGCACACGTATTTTTAGAAACGATGTAAAAAGCAAAAAGTTATTTAGTGCAAAAGAGAGGGGATAATCAATTGAATTGGTCGAAAACCCGAACGATTGCAGTACCAATTGAGATTGTATGGTCACTTTTTGACGAATCGCAAGCGGCACGAATCATGCCAAAGGTATTAAAAAACGAGTGGATTAGTAAGACAGATGAGATGGTTGGGTCTACATACGAACAAACATATCAAGAAGGTAAACTAACAGAATCGTATGTCGTCGTAATTACGGAGTATGAAAACACGCCGGATCGAAAGATTAAAAAACTATTTTTTCAGTTAGCCAATACATTTGATATGGAACTTTCATTTAATCTTGAGAAAGCTAGTGAAACGGAAACAAAGTTTACTTATAGTGGCTCAAACAAAGGGACTAATTTTCTCGGTCGTGCTATGCTATTGCTAGGAAGTTCGAAAAAAGCAGATATCGTCTTCACAGATTTCTTAAATCGAGTAGAAGCCGAAGCATTGAAAGACTACAAGGAAGTGAAAACTCATGAAGTTCATCCCAGCTCAAATGAATCAGCTCATCAAGAACAATAAAGACTTAGAAACTCGCCTGAAGTCGTTAATGAAAGAAATGGAAATGGAGCGCTCATATGCTTTAAAAGCACTTTACCATTCTGAAGTAGCAGACGGCGGAAGATATCAACAGGATTATCAAGCATTAGATCCAAAATAATAATAAGTAAAAACACACCGCTGTTTGGACGAAACGTCTTAACATAGTAGGTGTGTTTTTTTAGAGTATGAAAATATACATATTTAGCTACAGTCGAACTCTTCAATCCGCGTTTTTCGGAAAAGGAGCACTCGTATAATCCGTTTCATTCCTAGTCAATCTTCCCAAGAGAAGCCTGTCTCCACCATTTTTTAAAACGTATGCTCGTGAAGATATAGGAAATAGCACATATTACAAGTCCTGTTGGACCAATAATCGACACGATGTTTTCATCTAACACTTCCCCGACTACCCAGACACCAGTGAATAGGAGAACACCGTACATCGCAAATTTTTTATGAGATTCAAACACGGTAAATCGCATTGTTTGAAAATGATGAACGTCTTTTTGTTCAATTGCTTTTACAGGTGCTTCAATATACTCGACGATTTTTTGGATACTACGATAAACGGGCTGCGCTTGGAACCATTTCACGAGGAGTTCCCATTTGTTCATATCGCTCGTTTTTAACCAGTCAAAGAAGGCTGGCTTTAGGATATCGATCGTTTCTTTCGTTGGATTTAGCGACAGTAATAATCCTTCCACCGTTGCGAAGGATCGACCAAGGAAGACAAACCTAGTGGGTACTTGAACCGGTAATGATCGCACCATATCTTGAATCATTTTTTGTGCATCGAGCATGTCCATTTGCTTTAATCGTTCCCAGTCCATCGTCGCGAATTCACGCAATGTCGGTTCCATTTGTTTCGGATTTGTTCCAGGCAATAAAAACCCTAAATATTGAAACGCTTCGGCAGCTTTAGCATAATTTTTCAGTAAGATGCCTTCTAATAGTTGGCGGAACAATGTTGCATCACTTTCCGATATTTCCCCAATCATGCCAAAGTCGAGCATCACGATTGTTCCGTCTTGTTGGATTAAAATGTTTCCAGCATGCGGATCTGCGTGAAAGATTCCGGCTTCTAACCACTGAGAAAAGAAAGACCGTAGGAGACGGTCAGAAATTTCTTCTCCTGATAATCCGTGTTGATGGATAAATTCCAAATCATTTACCCTGTGAGCATCAATCCATTCTAGTACAAGCACACGCTCCGTCGACAATTCACGATAAATGCGGGGAACTTTAACTCGGTCTTCGTGCTCGAACCGTCGTTGAAAGATTTCAGCGGATCGTCTTTCTTGCTCGAAATCCAGCTCTGCCTCAATGACTTGCCTTACTTCCGTGTATAATTTGTTGAAGTCGATAAAACCTTTTGGAATAGGAGCGACATATTTGGCAAATTTCATCAGAACGCCTAACGACCAAAAGTCGATTCGAACCAATTCTTGAATGTCTGGTCGTTGTACTTTAATTGCCACAATCGATCCATCTTCTAACGTTGCTTTGTACACTTCCCCTATTGAAGCGGAGGCAACAGCAACTGGTTCAATTGATTGAACGAGCGATTTCTTCTCTGGACCCCATTCTTCCCTCAACACTTGCTCAATTTTTTCCCAAGGAGATGGTGGAACGGAGTCGACAAGTCCTTTTATTTCCGCGATAAATGTTTTTGGCAATAAATCCTCGCGTATGCTCATCAATTGGCCAACTTTAATCAGAATACCGTTTAGTTCAAAAAGGACTGTTCGAAATTCTTTTCCAATTCTTCCCCATAATTTTGCGTTTTCCGCTGGGGATTTTCGACGAAATCGGTACCAGTACATTCGAATAACAATCGAAATACCAAGCGATAGTACTTTCCATGCCCGCCAAACCTTCTGATTTTGTTTCATGAAAATCCCTCTTTTCTACCTTTCAGTTTACTCATTCTTTTGTATTTTGTCTTCCATAACAAAAAAGCTGGAAGGCTTTGTGCCCACCAGCTTTCAATCGTTTAGTTCTAACTTATTTTTCTAATACGTTGATAAATGCTTCTGCAACTGCTTCGGTAGACTGTGGATTTTGACCAGTAACTAAATATCCATCCGTCACAACGTGGCTTGACCAATTCGATGCAGGATCATGTTGTGCACCTTGTTCTTTTAGTTTTGATTCTAATAAGAACGGCATGTCATCTTGAAGACCCGTGTCTTGCTCTTCTTTATTCGTAAAGGCACTAACTTTCTTGCCATCTACTAAATACTTTCCGTTTGAAAGCTTTACATCAACTAGTCCTGCTGGACCATGACAGACAGCTGCCACCGGTTTATCTGCTTCGTATGTGGAGCGAATGATATCTTGTAACGTCGTATTCCCTGGTAAGTCGAACATTGTTCCATGTCCACCTGGTAAGAAAACACCATCGAATGTAGAAGAGGCCACTTCTTCTACAGGTTTTGTATCGGATAGGTATTTTTCTGTTGCTAACATTTCATCTGAAACTTCGCCTTCTAAGCTAGCTGGATCGACCGGAATTTTTCCGCCATTTGGACTTGCGATAGTGACATCGTATCCTTTTTTCTGAAATGCTAAATATGCTTCTCCAAACTCTGACAACCAAACACCGGTTGTTTTTCCATTTGGTAATTCTTTATGATTTGTTAATACCATTAATACTTTCTTTGACATAAAAACGCTCCTTTCGGTTCTCTTCTTTTATTACCCGAATGAGCAAAAACTATGCATGCAAGAACACATTGATGGTGAAAGAGATCTTTTTAATTCGTTAAAGCATCTTCTTTTAGTTGGTTTTTAAAATACCGTAACGTTTCGATCGACTCTTCTTCAGACATTACATTTAATTGCTTCGCAATCTCCACTGCAAATTCTACGTAGGCACTTCCTGGTGCAGTTACAATGCGATTGTCTACAGTGATATCGTCTTTTGACTGTAGCGACCAGTCATGAACGTGTGCATATTCCTCGTCTTCTGGACTAAGTTGGGTAGAGAACGTTTTTCCTTCTAAAAGACCAGCCGTACTTGGAACAGAAGTACCTGCACAGATACCAGCGATTAAACCGCCTGAAGCATGCACGTCACGAACAAGTTGTAACATACGATCATCACTTAGAAGAGACAATGGATGGCCACCTGGTGCAATAAAGACTCCATATTCTCTTGCATCTTCTAATTCGTTAAACGTGTGTGTAGGGTACGTAAGGAGACTAGATGTACCGATGATTGGACGTTTTTCATCCTCCATTGTAAAGGAATGGATGGTATAGCCCTTACTTTTTAGAACCATCGATGCAATAATCACTTCAAATTCAGCATATTGATCACTTAATAGTAGCAATGCTTTTTTCATATGTATTCTCCTCTTTCTATAGCCATTCTAAAATTTCAAGCCGATTACCAAATGGGTCATTTACATAAATCCGATTTGCACCGGGCAGTGCATCATCAATGACATATGCGATCGAATGCATGGATAAATGTTCTTTCCATTCATCAAGCGCATCTACTTCAAACGCAGGGTGTGCTTTTTTTGCAGCAACAAAAGATTGTTCTACCCCAATGTGTACATGGACTGAACCGTTGGAACACCAACAGCCACCTCGCTTTTTTAGTTCTTCTGGCTTTTCTACTTCGGGTAAACCAAGAATCTTGTTGTAAAATTCTCTGGCTTTCATTTCAGAACCAATAGGTGCAGATAGTTGAATATGATCCAATCTTTTTAAAAATACGGACATGGTAAAGCTCCTTTCAAGTGGGGGTCATTCATGGAATATTCAGATACTCATATGATATAAATAGTAAGAAAATGACTTAAATCCTCGATATTTTCTTCAAACATGTTATACTAGGAGAATACCTTCGTGACAAATCCATTGAAGGTTCTTGCATATGCAAGTTTTAGAGGTGAAGAGTATGTTACAACTTCAACTACTACAATTAGAAGATGCGGATAAACTATTAGAATTCGAACGAGTAAACCGCTGCTATTTTGAACAATCTGTTCCTACTAGAGGAGACAGTTATTATATCCCAACTAATTTTCTTTCCACTTTAGGGGGATTATTAGATGAACAAGTACAAGAAAAGTCCTTATTCTATCTTATTTGGGAAAAGGACGAACTGATTGGCCGAATGAATTTAGTCGATATTAATGAAGAAAATTCGACTGGAACGGTTGAGTATCGAATAGGTGAAGCACATTCTGGTAAAGGGTACGCGAAAGCTGCACTTCTTATGCTGGTAGAACAAGTGTTAATTCCACGTGGCATTAGAGGATTAGCGAAAACAACGATCGACAATGTGGCTTCACAAAAAGTTCTGGAATCTGTCGGGTTCGTTCCTGACTCAAGTCTATCAGATGAAGAATTTGTCCACTATATTTGGACATATGCTGAAGTATCTAAAACGAATTAATCGAACCAAGGAGTGAATAGACTCTTTGGTTTTTCTTATGCAATAATTAGAGTACCATTGTTCGTTAGCGCACCGTTTTGGCATAGACACATGTATCGGTAAGCGTTTTTCCATCAACAGATAGATCATCATTGACGAGAATCCCTTCCAGTACGTATCCTAATTTCTCCGGAATCGCTCGGCTTTTTATATTAGAAGATTCGATTCGAATTTCAACTCGCTTCATTCCTAAATCGTCTAGAGCAAAACGTGTTAACCGGTCGATTGCCTCTACCATATAGCCTTTTCCAGATTGCCTAGAGTCAATCCAATAGCCAATTTCAAGTTTTTTTACTTTCCAATCAATATTGTGAAATCCAGTTGTTCCGATAAAATCGTGCGTATCTTTTTCGAATATTAAGTACCGGAGAGCGGAACGTTTCAAGAAGTTTGCCATCGCTTGACGCATATTTTGCTCTGTATCTTCTACACTTGGGGTCTCCTGTACGAAAGGCAGCCAGGGCTTTAACTCTTGTAATGAATGGAGAATCGCTTCATTCGCTTTTGTGCCGTCTCCTTGTTTAGGCTTTCGTAAATACAATCTTTCCGTATGTAATTCTTCTTGTATGTCTCGTATCATTTCGTGCATCTAAATCCCCCTTATTCATTTTCATTATAGCGATACAGGAAGATTTTGCCTATCTCCTCTTGACGGGAAGTTGGATGAGGGAGACTTTAATTGTTGTTTTACATTGCATTGTCACTGGAAAATTTTCACGAAAAAAACCAACTTCATCAAGAAGTTGGCTCTGCAGTCGCTTGCATTGATTTGTGATGGAATGGACATTTGCCTTCGATCGGTTCACTGTCATCTCCAATGAAAAATTGTTTCCACTCGTTATGAGTAGGATCCCCAAAATGACTGATGTCCGGATGCTTCGGTAAGTTATCCCATTTTTCTACTCGTTCTCGTACTTTCTCACGAGACATGACGCCACCTTTTTCCGTTCCTTCTAGACCTTGGAAAATTTTTCGTGGTTGGAAGCCTATGACCATGGAGTTTCCTAAAGCACGTGTTTTCCGCTGTTTATACGCAGGAGTGTTCCCGAAAGCGAAAATCGGCTCCCCATGAAAACGGAAATCCCATAAGTAATGGTCAGGATCTTTCGGAGCATCTTCTGGCCATTCTAATTCATCCTCTGTATGTAGGTATTGAAGAATATCCCAAAACTGTTGTCGATAGTCTTCTAATGATCCTTCTACTTCCATCGGTTCAACAAAAACGAATAAGCCGTGACGTTTATGTTTTGGTTGTTCGAATAAAGCTAAAAATTCTTTTAACGTTTGTGGTAAGTTGGACCAATCCTCTCGGTTGATATAGCCGTATCGAAGTTCCCCATTTAACAGACCACTTCGTCCAAAGTAACATGGAAAGGTTTTGTCCGTGACGGTTGCTTTAAATGTTTGGAATTCCTCTTTTAACCATGAGGGAAGGTCATCACGTGTTTCGATGTCTTCCAATGTTAATAAAGCATGTTTCGTTGAAATCATGTGTTCCGCCTCCACGCGTTTAGTCGTACACCTTTTATTCCCCGAAAATGGAAATTGAAACTCGGGATTGCTTTCTCACGTTTAAGGAATGCACAAAGGGGAATGGTACATGAAAGACTGGATTAGGTGGAGGCTGCAACATGAACGTAAAATTACAACCGCATCAGTGGACAGGTTGCCATAGCGAATATGGAAATTTACAACAAGTAATTGTGTGTGAGCCGAAATATATGGCGATAAAAGAAGTGATTAATGATGTGCAAAAACAATATGCAAGTGAAAATATTAATCAATTTCGAGCGATGAAACAACATCAGGACTTCGTGCGTACGCTTCAAGTAGAAGGCGTACAAGTTATAAAGGTCCCTGCCAAACAAGATTTCCCAGAACAAGTATTCACGCGAGATATCGGATTTACAGTTGGGAATAATGTATTTATTTCTAATATGGCGAGTGACGTTCGTGACGGAGAAGAAGAGATGTTGCGCAAGTGGTTGGGAATGAATGGATACGCCTATAAACGGATGGAAAGTGGTCACGTTGAAGGCGGTGACGTCATCGTAGATGGAAAACGAGTATTTGTTGGTGTTAGTAACAGAACAAGTCGGGATGCGATAACAAATCTTCAGAACGAGCTTCCAACCCATGACGTGATTGCCATTCCTTTTAATCCTAAATACTTACATTTGGATTGTGTTTTCAATATTCTTTCTCCAACGGATGCGCTTATTTTTCGAGATGCAATGGACGAAAAAACAATCGAACTGTTAAGTAAGTATTACCGCTTAATCGATGTAGAAGCGGACGAACAATTTTCAATGGGAACGAACGTATTATCCATTGGAGGTAATAGAGTCATTAGTTTACCAGTAAACCCGAAGGTAAATGCTTCGATGAGCGAAGCGGGATACCGAGTTATAGAAGTAGATTTAAGTGAAATTATAAAGTCAGGTGGCTCGTTCC
The Paenisporosarcina cavernae genome window above contains:
- a CDS encoding YqcI/YcgG family protein, which gives rise to MISTKHALLTLEDIETRDDLPSWLKEEFQTFKATVTDKTFPCYFGRSGLLNGELRYGYINREDWSNLPQTLKEFLALFEQPKHKRHGLFVFVEPMEVEGSLEDYRQQFWDILQYLHTEDELEWPEDAPKDPDHYLWDFRFHGEPIFAFGNTPAYKQRKTRALGNSMVIGFQPRKIFQGLEGTEKGGVMSREKVRERVEKWDNLPKHPDISHFGDPTHNEWKQFFIGDDSEPIEGKCPFHHKSMQATAEPTS
- a CDS encoding dimethylarginine dimethylaminohydrolase family protein, translated to MNVKLQPHQWTGCHSEYGNLQQVIVCEPKYMAIKEVINDVQKQYASENINQFRAMKQHQDFVRTLQVEGVQVIKVPAKQDFPEQVFTRDIGFTVGNNVFISNMASDVRDGEEEMLRKWLGMNGYAYKRMESGHVEGGDVIVDGKRVFVGVSNRTSRDAITNLQNELPTHDVIAIPFNPKYLHLDCVFNILSPTDALIFRDAMDEKTIELLSKYYRLIDVEADEQFSMGTNVLSIGGNRVISLPVNPKVNASMSEAGYRVIEVDLSEIIKSGGSFRCCTMPLTRK